DNA from Micromonospora nigra:
GTGTGGTGAGGGTTCTGGCGGCCATGTCCGGCGGGGTCGACTCCGCGGTGGCGGCGGCGCGTGCCGTCGAGGCGGGGCACGAGGTGACGGGCGTGCACCTGGCGCTGGCCCGTAACCCGCAGACCTACCGCACCGGGGCCCGTGGTTGCTGCACCCTGGAGGATTCGCGCGACGCCCGCCGCGCCGCCGACGTGATCGGCATCCCGTTCTACGTGTGGGACATGGCCGACCGGTTCCACGACGACGTGGTGGACGACTTCGTCGCCGAGTACGCGGCCGGTCGTACCCCGAATCCGTGCCTACGCTGCAACGAGAAGATCAAGTTCGCCGCGGTGCTGGACCGGGCCGTCGCCCTGGGCTTCGACGCCGTGGTCACCGGCCACCACGCCCGGCTCGGCCCCGACGGGCTGCTGCGCCGCAGCGTCGACCTCGCGAAGGACCAGTCGTACGTGCTCGCGGTGCTGACCCGCGACCAGCTCGACCGGTCGATCTTCCCGCTCGGCGACTCGACCAAGGCCGAGGTGCGCGAGGAGGCCGCCCGACGCGGGCTCGCCGTGGCCGACAAGCCCGACTCGCACGACATCTGCTTCATCGCCGACGGCGACACGCGGGGCTTCCTCGCGCAGCGGTTGGGCGAAGCGCCGGGCGACGTGGTCGACGCCGCCACCGGGGCGGTCGTCGGCCGGCACGCGGGCGCGTACGCCTACACCGTCGGCCAGCGCAAGGGCCTGCACCTGGACCGGCCGGCCCCGGACGGCCGCCCCCGTTACGTGCTGTCGATCACGCCCAAGACCAACACCGTCACCGTCGGCCCGGCCGAGGCGCTGGAGGTCACCCGGGTCCGCGCCGAACGTCCCGTGTGGACGGGCGGGCCGCGGCCGGCCGGCCCGCTGGAGTGTGACGTGCAGCTACGGGCCCACGGGGACGTGGTCCCGGCCGCCGTCACCGTCGACGGCGACACCCTGCGCGCCGAGCTGCGCCGTCCCGTCCGCGGCGTGGCCGCCGGGCAGGCGATCGTGGCGTACCGCCCGGATCCGGCCGGCGACGTGGTCCTCGGCTCCGCGACCATCGGCGCGCCCGACACGACGCCCGGTACCCTTCGGCCGTGACAGATCAGGCGTGGCCCTGGCCGGCCGGCGCGGCGACCGGCATCGGTTCGCTGCCCGGCACCGACGTCGCCGAGGCCCAGCGGGTCGTCCTCGGTGAGCTTCCCGCGTTGCCCCACCTGCCCGAGCTGCCGGCCCGGGGGCCCGGCGCCGACCTCGTCGGCCGCACCGGCGGTCTGCTGGCGGAACTGCCCGTCGAGCTGTACGCGGGCCGCTGGCGGGTCGCCCCGCGCCCCGGCCGGGACCTGCGACGGGCCCGCGACCTGATGGAACGTGACCTGGACCAGCTCGCGGAGCAGGCCGAGGAGTACGCCGGGCCGGTGAAGGTCCAGGCCGCGGGGCCGTTCACCCTGGCCGCGTCGGTGGAGTTGCCGATCGGCGGCCGGATGCTGCGGGATCCGGGTGCGGTTCGCGACCTGACCGGCTCGCTCGCCGAAGGCCTGCGGTCGCACGTCGCCGCCGTCGCCCGGCGGCTGCCCCGCGCGTCGGTGCTGCTGCAACTGGACGAGCCGTCGCTGCCGACGGTGTTGGCCGGCCGGGTGCCCACCGAGAGCGGCCTGGGCGCCTACCGGGCCGTCGAGCCGGAGACCGCGCGGGCGTTGCTGCGCACCGTGGTCGAGGCGGTCGGCGTCCCGGCGGTCGTCCACTGTTGCGCGCCCGACGTGCCGCTGGAGCTGATCCGCTCGGCGGGGGCGGTGGGCGTCGCCCTGGACCTGACCCTGCTGAGCGACTTCGACCCGCTGGGCGAGGCGGTCGACGCCGGCCTGGGCCTGCTGGCCGGGGCCGCACCGACCCGACCGTCGCCGGCCGGTCGCGCGCCGACCTCCGCCGAGGTCGCCGACCGGGTACGCCAGGTGTGGGACCGTCTCGGCTTCCCGCGCCGGCGGCTCGCCGAGCAGGTGGTGGTCACCCCGGCCTGCGGCCTGGCCGGGGCCACGCCCGAGTACGCCCGGGCGGTGCTGGCCGCCTGCCGGGACGCCGGCCGGCGGCTCCACGAGGACTGACCCTGTCGTCCCGTCGGGGCACCGATCCGGCGGGCCGTCCCGGGTACCGGCCGCCCGGCCCCACAGCACCGCCGGGACCGACGGCGGGTGCGGCGGCGGGGCATGATCGTTGCATGACCGACTCCCCGCTGCGCCGCGCGTCCGGTTCGCTGTTCGGGCTCGCCTACGGCGACGCCCTGGGCAGGCCCACCGAGTTCCTGACCGTCGCCGAGATCGACGACCGCTTCGGCCCGGCCGGGCCCCGCGACCTCGACGGTGACCCGGCCCCGGTCACCGACGACACCCAGATGGCGCTGGCGGTGGGCTGGGCGTTGCGCGACGCGCCCCGGTGGACACCGGAGGCCGTCGAGCCGCTGCTGCGGCAGCGCTTCCTGGACTGGGCGGTCAGCCCCGACAACAACCGCGCACCGGGCATGACGTGCCTGCGGGCCTGCGGTGAGCTGGGTCGGGGACTGCGCTGGCAGGAGGCCACCGAGGCCGGCTCGAAGGGCTGCGGGGCGAACATGCGGGTCACCCCGGTCGGGCTGCTCGACGTCGACCTCGACACCCTCGCCGGGCTGGCCCAGCTCCAGGCGGGGTTGACGCACGGGCATCCCACCGGCCTGGCGGCGAGCGAGCTGACCGCGTACGCGGTGCGGGTGCTGCGCGACGGCGCGACCCTGGCGGAGCTGCCCGCCCTGCTCACCGACCGGGCCCGCACGCAGCGCGACGTCTACCGGGGCGACTGGCTGGGCGACCTGTGGCAGCGGCCGGGCGCGTCGACGCCGCAGGAGTTCGTCGCCCGGGGCTGGGACGAGTGCCTGGCCGTGCTCGACCGGCTCACCGCCGCGTTGGCCGCGCCGGACGACGGCGGTGACCCGTGCCGGCACACGGGCGAGGGCTGGATCGCCGAGGAGGCCCTGGTCACCGCGCTGTACTGCGCGGTCCGGCACGCCGACGACCCGGTCGCCGCGCTGACCCGGGGCGCGCGTACCGCCGGGGACTCCGACTCGATCGCCGCGCTGGCGGGCGCCTTCGTGGGCGCGGCGCACGGGATGGCCGCCTGGCCCGCCGGCTGGGCCACCCGCATCGAGTACGCCGACCAGCTCACCGCCCTCGCCACCGGCTGGGACTGACCCACCGACCGCCGGTCGACGACGGGGCACGGTGCGGTCGGGAGGCCGAGTCCCCGGGAGGCGCCGTCGGGTGGGTGGTCAGCCGGTGGGGAGGTGGGGAAGGCGGCGGAGCCGACGCCACAGGGCGGGGTCGCAGGTGCCGGCGCGGTCCTGGAAGTCCGCGCGGTCCACCTCGACGGCCTCGGCGACGTCGAGGAAGCTGTCGTGTTCCGCCCCGGGATCCCAGTCCCGGGTGGGGATCCGGACGTGGTCGTCCCGGTCGCTGCGGTCCCGGCTGGTGATCTTGAGGACGTCCGCCGCGCTGCCGTCGACCCGCAGCACCAGGCAGGGGCGCACCTTCGAACCGGTGCCGTCGGCGTACGGCACGTCGGCCCACCAGATCTCGCCCGGCCGGGGCGCGTCCCCGGCGGTCGTGCCGCCGGCCCGGGGCCGGGGCGGGGTGCCCGACCGCCCCGGGACACGGGTGCCGCGACCACCCGCCGGTCGGGTCCGGGGTCGGGGTCGGGTCGTGGTGCCGCGCCCGCCCGCCCGGTCGGGCCTCCTGCGGGCATCACCCCCGGCGCGTCGTCGCCAGTCGCCCCACGCCCAGCCGGCGGCCACGGCCAGCACGATCACCAGCCCCCAGAGCAGCCACTCGGGCATCGCGTACCCCCATCCGGTGGTGTGTCGCGGCGTGGCCGCCGGGTTCGCGGGCCGGGGTGCCCGGTCACCTCGCGGGCGGCCCGCCGTCCGGCGATCCTCGCACGACGGCGGCGGCATCGTCGGGTGGGACGGCGAAGTGTCCCACCCGACCGATACGGTGCCGGGGTAGCACGTCACGGGAGGTCGCAGCGTGTCCGAGGAAGCCATCGACCAGCAGGTCAGTCCGGCCCAGGAGGCGGCTGCGGGGGCCGAGCCGCCGCCGCAGGCGCGGGAGCGGCACGCCACGTTGAGCCAGGAGCTGACGGAGCACCAGTACCGCTACTACGTGCTCGACGCGCCGACCGTCTCCGACGCCGACTTCGACCGGCAGCTACGGGAACTGGAGGCGCTGGAGGCGGAGTTCCCGGCGCTGCGCACCCCCGACTCGCCGACCCAGCGGGTCGGCGGCACCTTCTCCACCGACTTCACCCCGGTGGCCCACGCCGAGCGGATGATGTCGCTCGACAACGCCTTCGCCGACGAGGAACTGGCGGCCTGGGCCGAGCGGGTCGAACGGGACGCGGGCGGCCCGGTGCCCTACCTGTGCGAGCTGAAGGTCGACGGACTGGCCATCAACCTCACCTACGAGCACGGCCGCCTGGTGCGGGCCGCGACCCGGGGTGACGGGCGCACCGGCGAGGACGTGACGGCCAACGTGCGCAGCATCCGCGACGTGCCCGGTCAGCTCACCCCGTCGGCCGAGTTCCCCGACGTGCCCGAGTTCATCGAGGTGCGCGGCGAGATCTACTTCCCGGTCGCCGGGTTCGCCGACCTCAACGCCGGGCTGGTCGAGCAGGGCAAGGCGCCGTTCGCCAACCCGCGCAACGCCGCCGCCGGCAGCCTGCGGCAGAAGGATCCGCGGATCACCGCGTCGCGGCCGCTGCGGCTGGTGGTGCACGGCATCGGGGCCCGGCGCGGCTTCCAGCCGGCCACCCAGTCCGAGTCCTACACGGCGCTCAAGGCATGGGGGCTGCCCACCAGCGACCGCTGGCGGGTGGTGCCCGACCTGGCCGGCGTCGCCGACTACATCGCCCACTACGCCGCCCACCGCCACGACGTCGAGCACGAGATCGACGGGGTGGTGGTGAAGGTCGACCCCGTACCCATCCAGGGCCGGCTCGGTTCGACCAGCCGCGCGCCCCGCTGGGCGGTCGCCTTCAAGTACCCGCCGGAGGAGGTCAACACCACGCTGCTCGACATCGAGGTCGAGGTCGGCCGCACCGGCCGGGTCACGCCACGGGCCCTGCTCCAGCCGGTGAAGGTGGCCGGCTCCACCGTCGCGTACGCGACCCTGCACAACGCCCGCGAGGTCGAGCGCAAGGGGGTGCTGATCGGCGACACGGTGGTGATCCGCAAGGCCGGCGACGTGATCCCCGAGGTGCTCGGCCCGGTGGTCGAGCTGCGTCCGCCCGACGCCCGGCCGTTCGTCATGCCCACCACCTGCCCGGCCTGCGGCACGCCGCTCGCCCCGGCGAAGGAGGGCGACGTCGACATCCGCTGCCCGAACAGTCGAAGCTGCCCCGCCCAGTTGCGTGAACGGGTGTTCCACCTGGCCGGCCGGGGTGCCTTCGACATCGAGGCGCTCGGCTACAAGAGCGCCGCCGCGCTGCTCGACGCGCAGATCATCACCGACGAGGGCGACCTCTTCGCGCTCGACGCGGAGCAGCTGGCTCGCTCGCCGTTCTTCGTCAACAAGGACGGCAGCCTGGGCGGCAACGCCACCAAGCTGCTGGCGAACCTCGTCGAGGCCCGGCAGCGCGACCTGTGGCGGGTGCTGGTGGCGTTGTCCATCCGACACGTCGGCCCGACCGCCGCGCAGGCCCTCGCCCGGCACTTCCGCTCGGTGGAGGCGATCGACGTCGCCTCCGAGGAGGAACTGTCCTCGGTCGACGGGGTCGGCCCGACCATCGCCGCGAGCATCAAGGAGTGGTTCGCCGTCGACTGGCACCGCGCGGTGGTCCGCAAGTGGGCCGAGGCGGGCGTCCGGATGGCGGAGGAGGCGGTCGACGAGGGGCCGCGTCCACTGGAGGGGGTGACCGTGGTGGTCACCGGCACCCTGACCGGCTTCTCCCGCGACCAGGCCGCCGAGGCGGTCCAGCTCCGGGGCGGCAAGGTCAGCGGCTCGGTGTCCAAGAAGACCGGCTTCGTCGTGGTGGGCGAGAACCCGGGCTCCAAGGCCGACAAGGCGGCCGGCCTCAAGGTGCCGATCCTCGACGAGGACGGCTTCCGGGTGCTGCTCGACGCGGGGCCGGACGCGGCCCGCGAGGTCGCCCGCGTCGAGGAGTGACCAGACACCGGGCCCGGTCGCGTATACCAAGTTAGTTACGACTACGACCGATTCGTGGCTGTCGTACCGGGAATTCGGCCACGGAGGGCGTTTCATGGGTGCACGGCGCGTGCACGGCGCGTCGGGGGCGTCCCGGGAGGTGTGATGGAGCCCGCCGATCCGCGCAACCTCGTCCCACCGAGGCGGCTTGCCCAGTTCTCCGCCTTCGTGGTCGGGGTGCTGGCCGTGGCGGCGGCCCTGTCGGCCGGATCGCTGGCGGCGCTGCCGGGGCGGCTGCCCGACCTGCCGCCCGCGTTCTGGACGATGGCCGCGCTCGCCGTGGCCTGCGACGCCCGCCCCTTCGTCCCGCCCGGCCGCCGACAGACCTCGGCGGTGTTCCCGTCCACCTGCTTCACCTTCGCGATCCTGCTCGGGTGGGGGCTCGGCCCGGCGGTCGCCGTGCAGGCGGTCGCCGTGCTCGTCTCCGGTTGGCGACTGCGGTACGCCCTGTGGCGGACGGCCTTCAACGTCGGCCAGTACGCCTGTGCGCTGGCAGCCGCGTACGCGATCACCCGGCTCGGGCCCGGCGGCGTCTTCGAGGGCGGCAGGCTCAGCGGGCCCGATGTCGCGGCCGTGGGCGCCGCCGCAGCCGCCTGGTTCCTGGTCAACTACGGCCTGGTCAGCGCGGCCGTGCGGCTGCGGTTCGGGGAACGGTGGTGGCCGAACGCCCGGCGGGGGCTGCCGATCGAGCTGTTGTCCACCGGGTCGCTGCTGCTGCTCGCCCCGGTGCTGGTGACCGCCGCCCGGGCCAGCGCGATGCTGATCCCGCTGGTGCTGGTGCCGCTGTTCGCGGTCTACCGGATGGCCCGGCTCACCGTCGAACAGCAGCAGCTCGCCGCCCTCGATCCGCTCACCGGCCTGCCCAATCGCAAGGCGTTGCTGGCCGAGGTGGGGGAGCAGGTGCACCGGCACGCCGAACGGGCCGCCCGTGGTGCGCCGGACGCCCGCCTGGCCCTGCTGCTGATCGACCTGGACCGGTTCAAGCACGTCAACGACGCCCTCGGCCACGCGGTGGGCGACCGGCTCCTGGTGGAGGTCAGTGCCCGGCTGACCGCCGCCGTCGACAGCGACGACATGGTGGCCCGGCTCGGTGGAGACGAGTTCGCCATCGTCAAGACCGACCTGGCCGACGTCGGCGAGGCCCGAGCGTTGGCTGACCGGGTGGTCCGTGCGCTGGCCGCCCCGGTGCCGCTGGACGGGTTGCCGCTGGACGTCGGCGGCTCCATCGGGATCGCGTTGTTCCCCGACCACGGCGAGGACTTCGCCACCCTCATGCGGCACGCCGACGTGGCAATGTACGACGCGAAGAACCGCGACGACACCGTCGCCGTCTACACCGCCGAGTCCGACCACAACTCCGCCGAGCGGCTGGGGTTGCTGGCCGATCTGCGCCGGGTCCTGGAGTCCGGGCCGCCCACGGGCCGGGGTGGGCCGGCCCGGATCGGGGCGGTGGGCGGGGACGGGGCAGCGCTGCCGGCGGTGCCGGGACTGCCGGGGGAGGCCCTGACGAGCGGCGGCGACGGGCTGCCGGGGGAGACCCTGACGAGCGGCAACGACGGGCTGCCGGGTGGGGTGCGCGGCCGGCGGCGGTCGCCCGGACGACCGACGATCCGGTGGTGGCCACGCCGTCGGCAGTCGCCCGAGCCGGTCGACGACGAGCTGATCAGTCGGATCGTCACCGGAGCGGACCCGATCCGGCGGCGCACCGCGGCCGGGCGGGCCACCGAAGGGGCGGGCGTGGACCGGCGGGCCACCGAAGGGGCGGGCATGGACCAGCGGGCCGCCGAAGGGGCGGGCGCGGCGGCGACGGAAGCAGTGGCAGCGGGCGCGGCGAGCGCCGACGCCGGTGAGATCACGATGTACTACCAGCCGCAGGTCGCCATCGCCACCGGCGAGGTGGTGGGCGTCGAGGCGCTGCTGCGCTGGTGGCATCCCGTGCGGGGCATGGTCGACCCGGGTGAGCTGATCCAGGTGGCCGAGCAGAGCGCGGTGATGCGGCTGCTCACCCGGCGCGTCGTCGACGACGTGGTGGCGCAACTGGCGAAATGGTCGGCCGCCGGGATCGCCCTGCGCGCCGCGCTCAACGTCAGCGTGCGCGACCTGCACGACGGCGAGATCGTCGACCACATCGCCGACCGGCTCACCCGCTACGGCGTACCTCCGCAGCGGCTGCAACTGGAGATCACCGAGGGGGCGCTGATGGCCGACCCCCGCCGGGTGCTGGCCACCATCTCCCGGTTGCACCGCATCGGCGTGGGCATCGCCCTGGACGACTTCGGCACCGGCTACTCCTCCCTCCAACACCTGCGGCGGCTGCCGCTGGCGGAGGTCAAGGTGGACCGTTCGTTCGTCCTCGGCATGGCCGACGACGCCGACGACGCCGCGATCGTCCGGTCGACGATCGAACTGGCGGGGGCGCTGGGGCTGCGGGTGGTCGCCGAGGGCGTCGAGGACGAGCGGACCTGGCGGATGCTGCACGCCGCCGGCTGCGACGCGGCCCAGGGCTGGTTCTACGCGCGCCCGATGCCGGCGGACGAACTGGTGGGCTGGTTGGCCCGGTACCGGCCGGTGCGCCCCCTGACCGCCCACGACGAACCGGACCTGCCCCGCCGCCACCCCCGCTGAGCCCTCCCGGTCGCCCCGGCCGTCCCGACCCGGGCACGACACCCCCGCAGGAGCGGGGGGAGGGGGCAACGGCGGGGCGCGGACGGAGCAATAGACTCGCTGCGGTCACCGCGCGTCACGCTCCACCGGCCGCGGCCGGCCCACCCAGAACAGGACAGCCGACGAAGGGGGCACCGATGGCCGCCATCTCCCGCGAGGAGGTCGCGCACCTCGCGCGACTGTCGCGGCTCGCCGTGACGGAGGAGGAACTCGACACCTTCGCCGGCCAGCTCGACGTGATCCTCCAGGCGGTCGCCCAGGTCGGCGAGGTCACCGCCGCGGACATCCCGCCGACCTCGCACTCCGTGCCGCTGACCAACGTCCTGCGGGACGACGTCGTGGTGCCCGGCCTCGCCCCCGAGGAGGCCCTGTCGGGCGCACCCGACGCCGAGCAGCAGCGGTTCCGCGTCCCGCGGATCCTGGACGAGG
Protein-coding regions in this window:
- a CDS encoding methionine synthase; translated protein: MTDQAWPWPAGAATGIGSLPGTDVAEAQRVVLGELPALPHLPELPARGPGADLVGRTGGLLAELPVELYAGRWRVAPRPGRDLRRARDLMERDLDQLAEQAEEYAGPVKVQAAGPFTLAASVELPIGGRMLRDPGAVRDLTGSLAEGLRSHVAAVARRLPRASVLLQLDEPSLPTVLAGRVPTESGLGAYRAVEPETARALLRTVVEAVGVPAVVHCCAPDVPLELIRSAGAVGVALDLTLLSDFDPLGEAVDAGLGLLAGAAPTRPSPAGRAPTSAEVADRVRQVWDRLGFPRRRLAEQVVVTPACGLAGATPEYARAVLAACRDAGRRLHED
- the gatC gene encoding Asp-tRNA(Asn)/Glu-tRNA(Gln) amidotransferase subunit GatC, which produces MAAISREEVAHLARLSRLAVTEEELDTFAGQLDVILQAVAQVGEVTAADIPPTSHSVPLTNVLRDDVVVPGLAPEEALSGAPDAEQQRFRVPRILDEDVAS
- the ligA gene encoding NAD-dependent DNA ligase LigA: MSEEAIDQQVSPAQEAAAGAEPPPQARERHATLSQELTEHQYRYYVLDAPTVSDADFDRQLRELEALEAEFPALRTPDSPTQRVGGTFSTDFTPVAHAERMMSLDNAFADEELAAWAERVERDAGGPVPYLCELKVDGLAINLTYEHGRLVRAATRGDGRTGEDVTANVRSIRDVPGQLTPSAEFPDVPEFIEVRGEIYFPVAGFADLNAGLVEQGKAPFANPRNAAAGSLRQKDPRITASRPLRLVVHGIGARRGFQPATQSESYTALKAWGLPTSDRWRVVPDLAGVADYIAHYAAHRHDVEHEIDGVVVKVDPVPIQGRLGSTSRAPRWAVAFKYPPEEVNTTLLDIEVEVGRTGRVTPRALLQPVKVAGSTVAYATLHNAREVERKGVLIGDTVVIRKAGDVIPEVLGPVVELRPPDARPFVMPTTCPACGTPLAPAKEGDVDIRCPNSRSCPAQLRERVFHLAGRGAFDIEALGYKSAAALLDAQIITDEGDLFALDAEQLARSPFFVNKDGSLGGNATKLLANLVEARQRDLWRVLVALSIRHVGPTAAQALARHFRSVEAIDVASEEELSSVDGVGPTIAASIKEWFAVDWHRAVVRKWAEAGVRMAEEAVDEGPRPLEGVTVVVTGTLTGFSRDQAAEAVQLRGGKVSGSVSKKTGFVVVGENPGSKADKAAGLKVPILDEDGFRVLLDAGPDAAREVARVEE
- a CDS encoding putative bifunctional diguanylate cyclase/phosphodiesterase, with translation MEPADPRNLVPPRRLAQFSAFVVGVLAVAAALSAGSLAALPGRLPDLPPAFWTMAALAVACDARPFVPPGRRQTSAVFPSTCFTFAILLGWGLGPAVAVQAVAVLVSGWRLRYALWRTAFNVGQYACALAAAYAITRLGPGGVFEGGRLSGPDVAAVGAAAAAWFLVNYGLVSAAVRLRFGERWWPNARRGLPIELLSTGSLLLLAPVLVTAARASAMLIPLVLVPLFAVYRMARLTVEQQQLAALDPLTGLPNRKALLAEVGEQVHRHAERAARGAPDARLALLLIDLDRFKHVNDALGHAVGDRLLVEVSARLTAAVDSDDMVARLGGDEFAIVKTDLADVGEARALADRVVRALAAPVPLDGLPLDVGGSIGIALFPDHGEDFATLMRHADVAMYDAKNRDDTVAVYTAESDHNSAERLGLLADLRRVLESGPPTGRGGPARIGAVGGDGAALPAVPGLPGEALTSGGDGLPGETLTSGNDGLPGGVRGRRRSPGRPTIRWWPRRRQSPEPVDDELISRIVTGADPIRRRTAAGRATEGAGVDRRATEGAGMDQRAAEGAGAAATEAVAAGAASADAGEITMYYQPQVAIATGEVVGVEALLRWWHPVRGMVDPGELIQVAEQSAVMRLLTRRVVDDVVAQLAKWSAAGIALRAALNVSVRDLHDGEIVDHIADRLTRYGVPPQRLQLEITEGALMADPRRVLATISRLHRIGVGIALDDFGTGYSSLQHLRRLPLAEVKVDRSFVLGMADDADDAAIVRSTIELAGALGLRVVAEGVEDERTWRMLHAAGCDAAQGWFYARPMPADELVGWLARYRPVRPLTAHDEPDLPRRHPR
- the mnmA gene encoding tRNA 2-thiouridine(34) synthase MnmA, with the protein product MRVLAAMSGGVDSAVAAARAVEAGHEVTGVHLALARNPQTYRTGARGCCTLEDSRDARRAADVIGIPFYVWDMADRFHDDVVDDFVAEYAAGRTPNPCLRCNEKIKFAAVLDRAVALGFDAVVTGHHARLGPDGLLRRSVDLAKDQSYVLAVLTRDQLDRSIFPLGDSTKAEVREEAARRGLAVADKPDSHDICFIADGDTRGFLAQRLGEAPGDVVDAATGAVVGRHAGAYAYTVGQRKGLHLDRPAPDGRPRYVLSITPKTNTVTVGPAEALEVTRVRAERPVWTGGPRPAGPLECDVQLRAHGDVVPAAVTVDGDTLRAELRRPVRGVAAGQAIVAYRPDPAGDVVLGSATIGAPDTTPGTLRP
- a CDS encoding type II toxin-antitoxin system PemK/MazF family toxin; this translates as MPEWLLWGLVIVLAVAAGWAWGDWRRRAGGDARRRPDRAGGRGTTTRPRPRTRPAGGRGTRVPGRSGTPPRPRAGGTTAGDAPRPGEIWWADVPYADGTGSKVRPCLVLRVDGSAADVLKITSRDRSDRDDHVRIPTRDWDPGAEHDSFLDVAEAVEVDRADFQDRAGTCDPALWRRLRRLPHLPTG
- a CDS encoding ADP-ribosylglycohydrolase family protein gives rise to the protein MTDSPLRRASGSLFGLAYGDALGRPTEFLTVAEIDDRFGPAGPRDLDGDPAPVTDDTQMALAVGWALRDAPRWTPEAVEPLLRQRFLDWAVSPDNNRAPGMTCLRACGELGRGLRWQEATEAGSKGCGANMRVTPVGLLDVDLDTLAGLAQLQAGLTHGHPTGLAASELTAYAVRVLRDGATLAELPALLTDRARTQRDVYRGDWLGDLWQRPGASTPQEFVARGWDECLAVLDRLTAALAAPDDGGDPCRHTGEGWIAEEALVTALYCAVRHADDPVAALTRGARTAGDSDSIAALAGAFVGAAHGMAAWPAGWATRIEYADQLTALATGWD